Proteins from a single region of uncultured Sunxiuqinia sp.:
- a CDS encoding family 10 glycosylhydrolase encodes MRIKLSILFLFLFLTGFSQVVPKREFRGAWVATVNNIDWPSKAGLSAARQQYEAIAILNLLQKTGMNAIILQIRPSSDSFYPSDLEPWSRYLSGKPGEDPGYDPLQFWIEQCHLRNMEFHAWINPFRVALKYDDPLASNHIAFQHKDWVLKYGNSLYFDAGMPEARQFITDVVVDIVRRYDIDAIHFDDYFYPYPIIGEAFPDSTSFKKHCGNFAENQLEDWRRNNVDLTIEKLSNAVKSIKPWVKFGISPFGVWRNITNDPLGSKTSAGNTNYDHLYADVVKWMKNGWIDYLIPQIYWYIGHPAADFETLCHWWKLHAYERALYVGHALYKINPASSIIQWQQADQLPKQVRLTREIPEIEGSAFFSARHFYRDLIGFQDTLENQLYNYPALIPEMPWIDNQAPTEPRKVKKGWGKILKWKKDKSEIELDKTNRYIIYRNKVGQQFNPNDPRFIFKITPENKIHLTKKDNRVEYEFRVSALDRLNNESKISNPVIIKL; translated from the coding sequence ATGCGCATAAAGCTATCTATCCTATTTCTATTCCTTTTTCTAACAGGTTTCTCACAGGTAGTACCCAAGCGAGAATTTAGGGGAGCCTGGGTCGCAACGGTAAATAATATTGACTGGCCTTCAAAGGCAGGGCTAAGTGCAGCGCGGCAACAATACGAAGCGATTGCAATACTTAACCTTCTTCAAAAAACGGGGATGAATGCCATTATTTTACAAATTCGTCCTTCGTCGGATAGCTTCTATCCTTCAGATCTTGAACCTTGGTCCAGATACCTGTCAGGCAAGCCTGGGGAAGATCCTGGTTATGATCCGCTGCAGTTTTGGATCGAACAATGTCACCTTAGAAATATGGAGTTCCATGCCTGGATAAATCCGTTCAGAGTCGCTCTGAAATACGATGACCCCTTGGCGTCAAATCACATTGCGTTTCAACATAAGGACTGGGTACTCAAATACGGTAATTCCCTGTACTTTGACGCCGGCATGCCAGAAGCCCGGCAATTTATCACGGACGTCGTCGTTGATATTGTACGCCGATATGACATTGATGCCATCCACTTTGACGACTATTTCTACCCCTACCCGATTATTGGTGAAGCCTTTCCCGATAGCACTTCTTTTAAAAAGCATTGTGGAAATTTTGCCGAAAATCAACTTGAAGACTGGCGGAGAAATAATGTTGACCTAACGATTGAAAAATTGAGCAATGCTGTAAAATCAATCAAGCCATGGGTGAAATTTGGAATTAGCCCGTTTGGCGTCTGGCGTAACATTACAAACGATCCACTAGGCTCAAAAACATCAGCTGGCAATACCAATTACGACCACCTGTATGCCGACGTCGTCAAGTGGATGAAGAATGGCTGGATTGATTACTTGATTCCTCAAATTTATTGGTACATTGGACATCCGGCAGCCGACTTTGAAACACTCTGCCACTGGTGGAAACTGCATGCCTATGAACGAGCGCTGTATGTTGGACATGCCCTTTATAAGATAAATCCAGCATCATCAATCATTCAGTGGCAACAAGCCGACCAACTACCCAAACAGGTCAGACTCACTCGCGAGATACCCGAGATCGAGGGAAGTGCTTTTTTTAGTGCCCGCCATTTTTATCGCGACCTTATTGGATTTCAAGATACTTTGGAAAATCAGCTCTATAACTATCCGGCGCTAATTCCCGAAATGCCTTGGATTGACAACCAGGCACCGACGGAACCACGAAAAGTAAAGAAAGGATGGGGAAAAATACTGAAATGGAAAAAGGATAAATCAGAAATTGAGTTGGATAAGACCAACCGATACATTATATACAGGAATAAAGTTGGACAACAATTTAACCCCAATGACCCACGATTTATTTTCAAAATAACTCCGGAGAACAAGATTCATCTCACAAAGAAAGACAATAGGGTGGAATATGAATTTAGGGTTTCTGCGCTCGATAGGCTGAACAATGAAAGTAAAATCTCGAATCCTGTTATTATTAAATTGTAA
- a CDS encoding glycosyltransferase family A protein, whose amino-acid sequence MTQQIDCFIAFTSHSETQDVINRLRKSKQVQCIFVISNEKQNLTGAELILADHIHSTDCINKIAEATTNQYAFLTLQNTKLGFGQFPLERLLQVANACNSSMCYSDYAEVKGGVRSNHPVIDYKLGSLRDDFNFGPVQLYRNDVLKAFLKEKHPDWKQSGYYALRLQASRMGDICRVPEFLVSMTETDIRKSGEKQFDYVSANAREKQIEMEQACTEHLKAIGGFLQHPFKSVHFEGEFPVEATVVIPVRNRIKTIQDAVDSVLKQKTEFPFNLIVVDNHSTDGTTELLSKYEDERLILVVPESNSLGIGGCWNEAVFHPSCGKFAVQLDSDDLYYDESTLQQVVDKFYEEQCAMVIGSYQMCNFQLEEIPPGLIDHKEWTADNGPNNALRINGLGAPRAFYTPVLRDIRIPNTSYGEDYAVGLAISRTYKIGRIYNPIYRCRRWEENSDASLDIAKENTHNAYKDSLRTFELKARIKRNNENH is encoded by the coding sequence ATGACTCAGCAAATTGATTGTTTTATTGCTTTTACAAGCCACTCAGAAACACAAGATGTAATCAATCGACTTCGTAAATCGAAACAGGTTCAATGTATTTTTGTGATTAGCAATGAAAAGCAAAACCTGACAGGAGCCGAACTAATACTTGCCGACCACATTCATTCGACCGACTGCATCAATAAGATTGCAGAAGCGACAACAAACCAATATGCATTTCTGACACTTCAAAATACAAAATTGGGTTTTGGGCAGTTCCCACTCGAACGATTACTGCAAGTTGCTAACGCCTGTAATTCCAGTATGTGCTATTCAGATTATGCCGAAGTAAAAGGAGGTGTCCGGTCAAATCATCCGGTAATTGATTATAAATTAGGAAGCCTTCGCGACGATTTTAACTTTGGCCCCGTTCAACTATATCGCAACGATGTATTGAAAGCATTCTTGAAAGAAAAACATCCCGATTGGAAACAGTCCGGATATTACGCCTTGCGTTTACAAGCTTCGAGAATGGGCGACATTTGCCGTGTACCTGAATTTTTAGTTAGCATGACCGAAACCGACATCCGTAAATCGGGCGAAAAACAATTTGACTACGTGAGTGCCAACGCCCGCGAAAAACAAATCGAAATGGAGCAAGCCTGTACAGAGCATTTAAAAGCAATTGGAGGTTTTCTGCAACATCCGTTCAAGTCAGTTCATTTTGAAGGCGAGTTTCCGGTTGAAGCCACCGTGGTTATTCCTGTTCGCAACCGGATTAAAACGATTCAGGATGCTGTAGATTCGGTGCTGAAACAAAAAACCGAATTCCCGTTCAACCTGATTGTTGTCGATAATCATTCGACTGACGGCACAACAGAGCTATTGAGCAAATATGAAGATGAACGTCTGATACTTGTAGTTCCTGAATCAAATAGCTTAGGAATTGGAGGCTGCTGGAACGAAGCAGTTTTCCACCCATCATGTGGAAAATTTGCCGTCCAATTAGATAGTGATGATCTGTATTACGACGAAAGTACTTTGCAACAGGTGGTCGATAAATTTTACGAGGAACAATGTGCCATGGTCATTGGATCGTACCAAATGTGTAACTTTCAGTTGGAGGAAATTCCTCCCGGCCTGATTGACCACAAAGAATGGACTGCTGACAATGGACCGAACAATGCTCTGCGGATAAATGGACTTGGAGCGCCGCGTGCTTTTTACACTCCTGTGTTGCGAGACATTCGCATTCCAAACACCAGTTATGGCGAAGATTATGCGGTAGGCCTGGCTATCTCCCGAACCTATAAAATAGGTCGTATTTACAACCCGATTTACCGCTGCCGACGTTGGGAAGAAAACTCGGATGCTTCGCTGGATATTGCCAAAGAAAATACGCACAATGCATACAAAGACAGCTTGCGGACTTTTGAGTTAAAAGCGCGCATCAAACGAAACAACGAAAACCACTGA
- a CDS encoding DUF4922 domain-containing protein, with translation MSERDENRPCNLPDEVNKLIQQQKKGWELARKNYEGLKSVETKTFDFEDFKIIAQFNSERIRSSAAKTDSKSIRERPCFLCEKNKPQEQAGIEFNSNYSILINPFPIFSEHLTIPLKEHLPQEIQPYFHDLLTISRKLPQFTFFYNGPKCGASAPDHFHFQACSKNQMPVETEINEIAAAHETLLFQDQNSTITAIGNEYLRKLIHISSRSEQDLIHHFKIIINSLEERGQEGEPMLNLLANFEGDRWEIILFPRDQQRPKQFFTEGVDQMLISPASVEMGGLVILPRKEDFEKLTKDDLKDIYNQVSMNDEDFKQLKEKLRVRL, from the coding sequence TTGAGTGAGCGCGACGAAAATAGACCTTGCAATTTGCCCGATGAAGTAAATAAACTCATTCAACAGCAAAAAAAAGGATGGGAGTTGGCTCGCAAAAACTATGAAGGGCTTAAGTCCGTCGAAACGAAAACCTTCGACTTCGAAGACTTTAAGATTATCGCTCAATTCAACTCGGAACGAATCCGTTCATCCGCTGCAAAAACCGATTCCAAATCGATCCGCGAGCGGCCATGTTTTCTTTGCGAAAAGAATAAACCACAGGAACAAGCCGGAATCGAGTTCAATTCCAACTATTCCATTTTAATTAATCCATTTCCTATTTTCAGCGAGCATTTAACGATTCCGTTAAAAGAACATCTGCCACAAGAGATTCAACCCTATTTTCACGACCTTCTGACAATAAGTAGAAAACTGCCACAATTTACCTTCTTCTATAACGGCCCAAAATGCGGTGCGTCGGCTCCCGATCATTTTCATTTTCAGGCTTGCTCCAAGAATCAAATGCCGGTTGAAACCGAAATAAATGAAATTGCAGCAGCCCATGAAACCCTTCTTTTTCAGGATCAAAATTCAACAATTACCGCGATTGGCAATGAGTATCTTCGAAAGTTGATCCATATAAGCTCAAGATCGGAACAGGATCTGATTCATCATTTTAAAATTATCATTAATTCTCTGGAGGAAAGGGGGCAAGAAGGTGAGCCAATGCTAAATCTACTCGCTAACTTTGAAGGAGATCGGTGGGAGATTATTCTTTTCCCGAGAGACCAACAACGACCAAAACAGTTTTTTACTGAAGGGGTCGATCAGATGTTGATCAGTCCGGCATCGGTAGAAATGGGCGGCCTTGTTATTCTTCCCCGGAAAGAAGATTTTGAGAAACTCACCAAAGATGACCTGAAGGATATCTACAATCAGGTGAGCATGAATGATGAAGATTTTAAGCAATTAAAAGAAAAATTAAGAGTGCGCTTATGA
- a CDS encoding SpoIID/LytB domain-containing protein: MTVQPTLQVGIMAEETISFELSGDYTLNDERCESYYQATIEGDLIIVKSKNEPILSGKEFIFHSNNIDDSFLLEQVTIGINFHWEQTENQRFRGNLKLLIENDKVRAVNVVPLEEYLRSVISSEMSASSSTNLLKAHAVISRSWLLAQMEKSEKIKAASYKPPSTHQNKNELISWYDREDHQLFDVCSDDHCQRYQGISKIISEKASQAIDDTKGEVLVANGEICDARFSKCCGGVSENFENVWEPVRHSYLTKIVDSEQAATTCIDLRQEEEAEDWIRDNPSAFCNTNNKQILSQVLPDFDQKTVDFYRWQISYLQQDLSALLQKKNRY; encoded by the coding sequence ATGACAGTACAACCAACCCTACAAGTCGGCATAATGGCCGAAGAAACCATCAGCTTCGAACTGTCTGGCGACTATACGTTGAATGATGAACGATGCGAATCTTATTATCAAGCGACCATTGAAGGCGACCTGATCATTGTAAAATCGAAAAATGAACCAATACTCTCCGGTAAGGAATTCATCTTTCACTCAAACAATATTGATGATTCTTTTTTGCTCGAACAGGTTACCATTGGCATTAACTTCCATTGGGAACAAACAGAGAACCAACGCTTTCGCGGCAACTTAAAACTACTGATTGAAAACGATAAAGTGAGGGCTGTTAATGTTGTTCCACTTGAAGAATACCTTCGATCGGTCATTTCTTCGGAAATGAGTGCGAGCAGCTCGACCAACTTACTCAAAGCACATGCGGTTATCTCGCGAAGTTGGTTGCTGGCTCAAATGGAAAAGAGCGAAAAGATAAAAGCTGCTTCATACAAGCCTCCTTCAACACATCAAAATAAAAACGAACTTATTAGTTGGTACGACCGCGAAGACCATCAGCTGTTTGACGTATGTTCCGACGATCATTGTCAACGCTACCAGGGAATTTCTAAAATAATCAGCGAAAAAGCCAGTCAGGCCATCGACGACACTAAGGGTGAAGTATTAGTTGCTAATGGTGAAATTTGTGATGCCCGCTTTTCGAAGTGCTGTGGAGGAGTTTCAGAGAATTTTGAAAACGTCTGGGAACCCGTGCGACACAGTTACCTGACCAAAATTGTGGATTCGGAACAGGCAGCAACAACCTGCATTGACCTGCGACAAGAGGAAGAAGCAGAGGATTGGATCAGAGATAATCCATCGGCATTTTGTAATACGAACAACAAGCAAATACTCTCGCAAGTATTGCCCGACTTCGATCAGAAAACCGTTGATTTCTATCGCTGGCAAATCAGCTATCTGCAACAAGACCTTTCAGCCCTTCTGCAAAAAAAAAACCGGTATTGA
- a CDS encoding AmpG family muropeptide MFS transporter, translating to MKKATTRNAWAWIPSLYFAEGLPYVFVMTVSVIMYKRLDISNTDIALYTSWLYLPWVIKPIWSPIVDNLRTKRFWIINMQILVGGALAGVAFTLPMSNFLQYSLAFLWLMAFSSATHDIAADGFYMLGLSKHDQAFFVGIRNTFYRFAMLAGQGPLVILAGHMETIASNTSWAWSITFFIFAALFAAFSLYHLFILPYPKGDQKRGDKSMREIMADFGETFVSFFKKEGIWTGLTFILVFRLGEAQLAKLASPFLLDDASAGGLGLTTSNIGFVYGTAGIIALTLGGILGGIAVSKHGIKKWLWPMVIAMNLPNLVYVFLAFVQTQQLGIITASVVIEQFGYGFGFTAYMLYMIYLSDGEHKTAHYALCTGFMALGMMLPGMISGWIQDMIGYQYFFIWVMLCTIPGFVIVNFLKIDPKFGTKEK from the coding sequence ATGAAAAAAGCCACAACCCGCAATGCCTGGGCTTGGATTCCCTCTCTATATTTTGCTGAAGGTTTACCATACGTTTTTGTAATGACCGTTTCGGTAATCATGTACAAGCGGCTGGACATTTCCAATACCGACATTGCTTTATACACCAGTTGGCTTTATTTACCTTGGGTCATCAAACCCATTTGGAGCCCGATTGTGGACAACCTCCGTACCAAACGATTCTGGATTATCAACATGCAAATACTCGTTGGCGGAGCACTTGCCGGTGTGGCGTTTACTCTGCCCATGAGCAATTTTTTGCAATACAGCCTGGCCTTTCTTTGGTTGATGGCTTTTAGCTCGGCCACCCATGATATTGCTGCCGATGGCTTTTACATGTTGGGACTTTCCAAACACGACCAGGCATTTTTTGTGGGTATTCGAAATACGTTTTACCGTTTTGCCATGCTAGCCGGACAAGGGCCCTTGGTGATTCTGGCGGGCCACATGGAAACCATCGCCAGCAATACGTCGTGGGCATGGAGTATCACGTTCTTTATTTTTGCAGCGCTGTTTGCAGCATTTTCACTCTATCACCTGTTCATTCTGCCCTACCCTAAAGGCGATCAGAAACGGGGGGACAAAAGCATGCGAGAAATAATGGCCGACTTTGGAGAAACTTTTGTTTCTTTTTTCAAAAAAGAAGGCATCTGGACCGGACTAACTTTCATTTTAGTTTTTCGTTTGGGAGAGGCACAACTAGCGAAATTGGCTTCTCCGTTTCTACTCGATGATGCATCAGCAGGAGGCCTCGGGCTCACAACCAGCAACATTGGGTTCGTATACGGAACCGCTGGCATTATTGCACTAACACTCGGGGGGATACTGGGTGGCATTGCCGTTTCAAAACATGGAATTAAAAAATGGCTTTGGCCAATGGTCATTGCCATGAACTTACCCAATCTAGTCTACGTTTTTCTGGCCTTTGTTCAAACTCAACAACTCGGAATCATTACTGCTTCGGTTGTGATTGAGCAGTTTGGCTATGGATTTGGGTTTACCGCCTACATGCTTTATATGATTTATCTTTCGGATGGTGAGCACAAAACAGCCCACTATGCGCTGTGTACCGGTTTTATGGCTTTGGGAATGATGTTGCCGGGAATGATTAGTGGATGGATCCAGGATATGATTGGATATCAATATTTTTTCATCTGGGTCATGTTATGCACAATCCCCGGCTTTGTGATTGTCAACTTCCTGAAAATTGATCCGAAGTTCGGCACAAAAGAAAAATAA
- a CDS encoding sugar phosphate isomerase/epimerase: protein MKNSFFYGKGLLFALFFATCTSLIFSSCTTSSNNEKEIGIQLWSVRDDMKSSPELTIAKLGEIGYAYVEAAGYGDGKFYGMEPSAFKALLEKNGMSMKGSHTGMNLPKEDEWDEAMTWWEQCITAHKAAGAEWIVKPSMGQEAYRSLDTLQMYCDYYNKVGAMCNDAGIRFGYHNHAHEFETELEGHLFYDYLVENTDPDKVMFELDLYWIHQGGKSAVDYFEKYPGRFELYHVKDEKELGESGEMDFKPIFETAEKAGMKDYIVEVERYNFEPMVSVEKSYEFLNNAEYTK, encoded by the coding sequence ATGAAAAATTCTTTTTTTTACGGAAAAGGTCTACTCTTTGCCCTTTTCTTTGCTACATGCACATCACTTATTTTTTCGAGTTGTACGACCAGTTCTAATAACGAGAAAGAAATTGGCATTCAGCTTTGGTCGGTTCGTGATGACATGAAAAGTAGCCCCGAATTAACAATTGCGAAACTTGGAGAGATTGGTTATGCTTATGTTGAGGCAGCCGGATATGGTGATGGAAAATTTTATGGAATGGAGCCTTCCGCATTCAAAGCTCTTTTGGAGAAAAATGGTATGAGTATGAAAGGTTCTCATACTGGGATGAACTTGCCTAAGGAAGATGAGTGGGATGAAGCCATGACTTGGTGGGAACAATGCATTACTGCTCATAAAGCAGCCGGGGCTGAATGGATTGTCAAACCATCAATGGGACAGGAAGCATACCGGAGTTTGGATACCTTGCAGATGTATTGTGATTATTACAATAAGGTTGGAGCGATGTGTAATGACGCGGGAATTCGGTTTGGATACCACAATCATGCTCATGAGTTTGAAACAGAGCTGGAAGGACATCTTTTTTACGATTACCTGGTTGAGAATACCGATCCGGATAAGGTGATGTTTGAATTGGACTTATACTGGATTCACCAAGGTGGAAAAAGCGCCGTTGACTACTTCGAGAAATATCCTGGTCGTTTCGAGCTATACCACGTAAAAGACGAAAAAGAGCTGGGCGAAAGTGGCGAGATGGATTTCAAACCAATTTTCGAGACTGCTGAAAAAGCCGGAATGAAAGATTACATTGTTGAGGTTGAACGATACAACTTTGAGCCGATGGTGAGTGTTGAGAAAAGTTACGAGTTCTTGAATAATGCTGAATACACAAAATAG
- a CDS encoding TonB-dependent receptor → MKVNLLLAIAILFTSYTTIAQPPKPNPDESPSLSKAVISGKIIDSGTGKAMEYANFSLFLSQDSSLISGGITDANGEFVIRKIDFGTYYAEANFIGFNKVRINNITITADNRHVNMGVLKLEPSNQEIGTVDVVADRSRVEYKIDKKVINVSQDINATGGTAVDVLENTPSVEVDIEGNVSVRGSSNFTVLIDGKPSVLEGNDALRQLPASVIENIEIITNPSAKYDPDGMAGIINIVMKKNILSGFNGILNAMIGSRDKYRTDLTLNYKTKKTNLFFGADISDETYYGSGNSYRETYKGDTTTYLISDGERNYGRNGHRLKGGLDIYLTDLATLTFSGTYGEYGRKSGGMGNVHEYKVPGNYDVYSVEDENSKREGTYYNTNINFQQKFNEDGTHKLDALFYYSNSVGDDYEFEDEYNTNENYERTGGYLARIKTLETEDEDEYRIELDYTKPIGDDGRFEAGLQSRIDREFEDYSFNDWDNSTNDYIDNPQFSSSQHFKRDIIAGYSTFANGVGNFKYQLGLRGEYTNRSIEHEKAATPAEINRFDLFPTLHFSYEFLNKLQLMTSYSRRIDRPGGRDLDPFPNYYNRYTIRYGNPELKPEYTDSYELGVMKNYGKSFVSLEGFYRITNNLITRVTELGDDGIFYLNTMNLNNDYSLGSELMGNLNIDDWLIFNSSLSVYRYRIEGEILGESIDRKSTNYTGRLNTTVKFAPDSRLQLTGYYRGPSVSAQGERSSFFFTNISYRQDLLKRKLTATLSLRDVFGTMKFERTSSGVDFTDTYKRERESQVVTLTLSYKINNFKMDRSSGGDGVREVEYDDGGF, encoded by the coding sequence ATGAAAGTTAATTTACTCTTAGCTATAGCAATCTTATTTACAAGCTACACAACAATTGCTCAGCCCCCAAAACCGAATCCCGATGAGTCTCCTTCGCTTAGCAAGGCTGTCATCAGCGGTAAAATTATTGATTCCGGAACGGGCAAGGCTATGGAATATGCGAATTTCTCCCTCTTCTTATCGCAAGACTCATCGCTGATTTCGGGCGGTATTACCGACGCAAACGGCGAATTTGTAATTCGAAAAATTGATTTTGGCACCTACTATGCCGAAGCTAATTTTATCGGTTTTAATAAAGTGCGTATCAATAATATCACTATAACAGCAGACAATCGGCATGTAAACATGGGAGTATTGAAGCTTGAGCCTTCGAACCAGGAAATTGGAACGGTTGATGTTGTAGCGGATCGTTCGAGAGTTGAATACAAGATTGATAAAAAAGTAATCAATGTTAGTCAGGATATAAATGCCACGGGAGGAACAGCTGTAGATGTGTTAGAAAATACCCCTTCAGTTGAAGTAGATATTGAGGGAAATGTCAGCGTACGCGGGTCTTCAAATTTCACCGTGCTTATCGACGGTAAACCAAGCGTACTGGAAGGCAATGATGCATTACGCCAACTACCGGCATCCGTGATTGAAAACATTGAGATCATTACCAATCCATCGGCAAAATACGATCCGGATGGGATGGCTGGAATTATCAACATTGTGATGAAGAAAAATATTCTTTCAGGATTCAATGGTATTTTAAATGCCATGATTGGCAGCCGTGATAAATATCGGACAGACTTAACGCTGAATTACAAAACAAAGAAAACCAACTTGTTTTTTGGTGCCGACATTAGTGACGAAACCTACTATGGAAGTGGAAATTCGTATCGGGAAACATACAAGGGGGACACCACCACTTACCTTATCTCAGACGGCGAGCGAAATTATGGGCGAAACGGACACCGCTTAAAAGGTGGACTTGACATCTACCTAACAGATTTAGCTACCCTAACCTTTTCAGGAACGTATGGTGAATATGGACGAAAAAGCGGAGGAATGGGTAATGTTCACGAATATAAAGTTCCGGGAAATTATGATGTTTACTCGGTAGAAGATGAAAACTCAAAAAGGGAAGGCACCTACTACAACACAAACATCAACTTTCAACAAAAATTTAATGAAGACGGAACGCATAAACTTGATGCACTATTTTACTATTCGAACAGTGTAGGCGACGATTATGAATTTGAAGACGAATATAATACAAATGAAAATTATGAGCGAACTGGAGGCTATTTAGCCCGAATAAAAACTCTTGAAACAGAAGATGAAGACGAATACCGAATTGAGTTGGACTATACCAAACCAATTGGAGATGATGGTCGTTTTGAAGCCGGCCTGCAAAGTCGTATCGATCGCGAGTTTGAAGATTATTCGTTCAACGATTGGGACAATAGCACCAATGATTATATTGACAATCCGCAGTTTTCGAGTTCACAACATTTTAAAAGAGATATTATCGCCGGGTATTCAACATTTGCCAACGGAGTCGGTAATTTCAAATATCAACTCGGACTTCGTGGAGAATATACCAACCGTAGTATTGAACACGAGAAAGCTGCAACCCCAGCAGAGATTAACCGTTTCGATCTATTTCCAACACTTCATTTCTCGTACGAATTTCTGAACAAACTACAATTGATGACCAGCTATAGCCGACGTATTGACCGTCCCGGAGGTCGTGATCTTGACCCATTTCCCAATTACTATAACCGCTACACCATTCGCTATGGCAATCCGGAACTAAAACCAGAATATACAGACTCTTACGAGTTGGGAGTCATGAAAAACTATGGCAAGTCTTTCGTCTCTCTTGAAGGTTTTTACCGAATAACCAACAATTTAATCACCCGAGTTACAGAACTGGGCGACGATGGCATTTTCTATCTTAATACAATGAACCTGAACAACGATTATTCCCTCGGATCTGAACTGATGGGGAACTTGAATATTGATGACTGGTTGATTTTCAACTCCAGCCTATCCGTTTATCGTTACCGTATTGAAGGCGAAATTTTAGGCGAATCGATTGACAGAAAAAGCACCAATTATACCGGACGCTTGAACACCACGGTAAAGTTTGCTCCGGATTCTCGGTTACAATTAACTGGTTATTACAGGGGACCGTCAGTTTCAGCTCAAGGCGAGCGTTCCAGTTTCTTTTTTACAAATATCTCCTATCGACAGGATTTATTAAAACGAAAACTAACTGCAACGCTTAGCTTGAGAGATGTTTTTGGTACAATGAAATTTGAACGGACTTCATCCGGAGTCGACTTCACCGATACTTATAAGCGAGAACGAGAATCTCAAGTGGTGACTTTAACCCTGAGTTACAAAATCAATAATTTCAAAATGGATCGCTCAAGTGGTGGCGATGGTGTAAGAGAGGTAGAATATGATGATGGAGGATTTTAA
- a CDS encoding peroxiredoxin has translation MLTIGQKFPEFEKTAVVSLDAGKEFDTISNKDIDGKWSVVFWWPKDFTFVCPTEITAFNDHYEEFKKLDANLIGASTDSEYVHLAWRNDHAGLKKLKFPMLADTSKSLAEDLGILEENEKIAYRATFIIDDKGIIRWVSVNDLAIGRNVPEVLRVLEALQTGQLTPCDWEPGQATL, from the coding sequence ATGTTAACAATAGGACAAAAATTTCCAGAGTTTGAAAAAACGGCTGTAGTTTCTTTAGACGCCGGTAAAGAGTTTGATACCATTTCAAATAAAGATATCGACGGTAAATGGAGCGTTGTTTTTTGGTGGCCTAAAGATTTCACATTTGTATGTCCAACAGAAATTACCGCATTTAATGATCATTATGAGGAATTTAAAAAATTGGATGCCAATTTAATTGGAGCATCTACAGATTCTGAATACGTTCACTTAGCTTGGAGAAATGATCATGCTGGTTTGAAAAAATTGAAATTTCCGATGTTGGCTGATACTTCGAAGTCATTGGCAGAGGATCTTGGAATTTTAGAAGAGAACGAGAAAATTGCTTACCGGGCAACATTTATTATTGATGACAAAGGCATCATTCGTTGGGTGAGTGTAAATGACCTGGCAATAGGTCGTAATGTTCCTGAAGTATTGCGTGTTTTAGAAGCGCTTCAAACCGGGCAACTTACTCCTTGTGACTGGGAGCCAGGGCAAGCAACATTGTAA